A genomic region of Pseudoxanthomonas suwonensis contains the following coding sequences:
- a CDS encoding glutaredoxin family protein — MPRYLLYQRDDCHLCDLALEVLAAARLPEPESVFIDGDAELEARYGIRVPVLRNGATGAELDWPFDEAGVRAWLA, encoded by the coding sequence ATGCCGCGTTACCTCCTCTACCAGCGCGACGACTGCCACCTGTGCGACCTGGCGTTGGAGGTGCTGGCTGCCGCACGCCTGCCGGAGCCGGAAAGCGTGTTCATCGATGGGGACGCGGAACTGGAGGCCCGCTACGGCATCCGGGTGCCGGTGCTGCGCAACGGCGCCACCGGGGCTGAGCTGGACTGGCCGTTCGACGAGGCAGGGGTGCGG